One Spinacia oleracea cultivar Varoflay chromosome 4, BTI_SOV_V1, whole genome shotgun sequence DNA segment encodes these proteins:
- the LOC110782703 gene encoding probable LRR receptor-like serine/threonine-protein kinase At1g53430, whose amino-acid sequence MAPFFFTSLLFFQLTSLFIIFFTNFGSDAQLIPQIEVKTLEIISQKLENTYWKVTQNSCSDGGRSFNISIGVNILSNVTCDCSFNSGKICHVTHIQLKGLNLTGSLPEEFGDLTQLQEIDLSRNYVNGTIPKSLSKIPLVTLSLLGNRNTGPIPTEIGQISTLEELILEDNQLGGPLPKSLGNLKSLRRMVLAANFFNGTIPETFVNLKNLTELRLSGNVLSGKIPDFLGNLTNLNSIDIQGTSLEGPIPSTISSLTNLTILRISDINTRSFRITFPNLTNMANLQYLVLRNCSITGSIPDVIGTLANLKLMDLSYNQLSGQIPQSMENLRRLENLFLTNNSFSGTLPSWILNSRHNFDVSYNNFTGSSPASCQQSNVNLVASYSSAKSNSVNWCLRRDLPCSNKPQYYSLFINCGGTKLSFQGNNYDEDSSPGSPSTFFADGEKWAYSSTGAFLYDDNGNFLAMETSNHNVTGIYQTARLAPLSLKYYGLCLLQGSYKVKLHFAEIMFSDGQNFGNIGRRFFDVAIQGDVKLKDFNIESEAGGVGKAVVKEFDVNVTGSTLEIYLYWAGRGTTGSPDRGVYGPLISGIAVTPNFKVNQGLSAGAIVGIVLASCAILVLVLVVLWKRGYFGGKSEENEELRRLGTGYFTLRQIKTATDDFDHRNKIGEGGFGPVFKGVLPDGKVIAVKQLSSKSKQGNREFVNEIGMISALQHPNLVKLYGCCIEGKELLLVYEYMENNSLARALFGKENQKLHLDWQTRKRICLGITRGLAYLHEESRLKIVHRDIKATNVLLDKDLNAKISDFGLAKLDEDENTHISTRIAGTIGYMAPEYAMRGYLTDKADVYSFGVVVLEVVSGTSNTSYRPKEEFVYLLDWAYVLQEQGNLLELVDPTLESSYPKDEALRLLNIALLCTNPSPSLRPAMSSVTSMIEGQTPIQAPIVKRSGANDDLRFKAFERLSQDSQTHVSGSSMSSQVQRSISIDGLWSDTSVSMQSKDGITEMSVSTSRLLPDDVKLE is encoded by the exons TGAAAACTCTGGAAATAATATCTCAAAAATTGGAGAATACATACTGGAAAGTCACTCAAAATTCCTGCAGTGATGGAGGTCGAAGCTTCAATATAAGCATCGGTGTCAACATTTTAAGCAACGTTACCTGTGATTGTTCATTTAACAGCGGCAAGATTTGCCATGTCACACATAT CCAGTTGAAGGGTCTAAATCTTACTGGATCTTTGCCTGAAGAATTCGGAGACCTTACTCAGCTGCAAGAAAT TGACCTCTCTAGAAACTATGTTAATGGAACGATCCCTAAAAGTCTGTCGAAGATCCCACTTGTCACTTT ATCACTGTTGGGGAACCGGAATACTGGTCCCATTCCGACAGAAATTGGACAAATTTCCACCCTAGAGGAGTT GATCTTGGAAGATAACCAACTAGGAGGACCATTACCCAAGAGCcttggaaatttgaaaagttTGAGAAGAAT GGTGCTTGCTGCAAACTTTTTCAATGGCACGATACCTGAAACTTTTGTCAATCTGAAGAACCTTACCGAACT AAGACTCAGTGGAAACGTGCTATCTGGGAAGATACCTGATTTTCTTGGCAATTTAACAAATCTTAACTCAAT TGATATTCAAGGCACTTCATTGGAGGGGCCTATTCCGTCTACCATATCCAGTTTGACAAATTTGACAATTTT GAGAATTTCAGATATCAATACTAGAAGTTTTCGCATCACTTTCCCAAACCTGACAAACATGGCGAATCTACAATATCT GGTACTGAGGAACTGCTCAATTACTGGTTCAATCCCTGATGTTATTGGAACCTTGGCAAACTTGAAGCTTAT GGACCTCAGTTACAATCAGTTGAGTGGTCAAATTCCACAGTCAATGGAAAACTTGCGAAGACTTGAAAATCT GTTCCTTACAAACAACTCATTTTCCGGGACATTACCAAGTTGGATATTAAACAGCAGGCATAACTT CGATGTGTCTTATAACAATTTCACAGGCTCATCTCCAGCTAGTTGTCAGCAGTCAAACGT GAACCTTGTTGCTAGCTATTCATCTGCAAAGAGCAATTC AGTAAATTGGTGCTTGAGGAGGGACCTTCCATGCTCCAATAAGCCTCAAT ATTATTCATTGTTCATCAATTGTGGTGGAACTAAGTTGAGTTTCCAAGGGAATAATTATGACGAGGATTCTTCTCCTGGAAGCCCTTCCACTTTCTTCGCTGATGGTGAAAAGTGGGCTTATAGCAGTACTGGAGCTTTTCTTTATGATGACAATGGCAACTTTTTGGCAATGGAAACATCCAACCACAATGTGACAGGCATTTACCAAACAGCTCGCTTGGCACCATTATCACTTAAATATTATGGCCTTTGCTTACTACAAGGAAGTTACAAAGTGAAACTCCACTTTGCAGAGATAATGTTTTCTGATGGACAGAATTTTGGCAACATTGGCAGGCGTTTTTTTGATGTAGCAATACAG GGGGATGTAAAGCTTAAGGACTTCAATATTGAAAGTGAAGCTGGAGGGGTAGGCAAGGCGGTAGTTAAGGAGTTTGATGTCAATGTAACTGGGAGTACTCTTGAGATTTACTTATACTGGGCTGGAAGAGGAACTACAGGTTCTCCTGACAGAGGTGTATATGGACCTCTTATATCTGGGATTGCAGTAACACCTA ACTTCAAAGTTAACCAAGGGTTGTCTGCTGGAGCCATTGTTGGAATCGTGCTTGCTTCTTGTGCCATTCTTGTACTAGTCCTGGTAGTTCTATGGAAGAGGGGTTACTTTGGTGGGAAAAGCGAAGAAAATGAAG AACTCCGAAGGCTAGGTACGGGATATTTTACCTTGAGGCAAATTAAAACAGCAACTGATGACTTTGATCACAGAAACAAAATAGGTGAAGGAGGTTTTGGGCCTGTGTTCAAG GGTGTACTACCAGATGGTAAAGTGATTGCTGTGAAGCAGCTTTCTTCGAAATCTAAGCAAGGGAATCGTGAGTTTGTGAATGAAATAGGCATGATCTCTGCTCTCCAACACCCGAACCTAGTGAAGCTTTATGGGTGTTGTATTGAAGGAAAAGAGCTGTTGCTCGTATATGAATACATGGAAAACAACTCCCTTGCCCGCGCACTGTTTG gtaaAGAGAACCAGAAGTTGCACTTGGACTGGCAAACAAGAAAGAGGATATGCTTGGGAATCACAAGAGGGTTAGCATATCTTCATGAGGAGTCAAGACTCAAGATTGTTCACAGGGACATTAAGGCAACAAACGTGTTGCTTGATAAAGACTTGAACGCTAAAATATCAGATTTCGGTTTGGCAAAACTCGACGAAGATGAAAATACCCATATTAGCACGAGAATTGCCGGAACAAT AGGTTATATGGCCCCTGAATACGCAATGAGAGGGTATCTAACAGATAAGGCAGATGTATACAGCTTTGGGGTTGTCGTACTTGAGGTTGTGAGTGGAACTAGCAACACAAGTTATAGGCCAAAGGAAGAGTTTGTTTATCTTCTTGATTGG GCCTATGTGTTACAAGAACAAGGAAACCTCTTAGAGCTTGTGGATCCAACTCTTGAGTCGAGTTACCCAAAAGATGAAGCATTGAGATTGCTGAATATAGCTCTTCTATGTACAAATCCATCTCCTAGTCTTAGACCCGCAATGTCTTCAGTTACAAGTATGATTGAAGGCCAAACCCCGATCCAAGCACCAATTGTGAAACGTAGTGGGGCAAACGATGATTTAAGGTTTAAGGCTTTCGAAAGACTGTCACAAGACAGTCAAACTCATGTGTCAGGGAGCTCGATGTCTAGCCAAGTGCAGAGGAGCATATCTATAGATGGTCTTTGGTCAGACACTTCAGTTTCCATGCAAAGCAAGGATGGGATCACTGAAATGTCTGTCTCAACTTCAAGGCTACTTCCTGATGATGTAAAGCTAGAGTAA